The Chitinophaga sp. H8 region TGTTTGCCAGGAATATTTCCTGGGCTTTCTGTGCATCCTCTGCTGTTTGTTTAGCGTCTTTTAATACCTTTTCCTGTTTTTTCTGTTCTGTAATATCTGTGCCGATGCCACATAGCCCGGTAACATGCAGGTCATCATTCAGCAAGGGGAATTTAGTGATCAGATAATGATAAAAGGCCCCGTCTTTTTCTATCGTTTCTTCTGTTGTTACAAAGGTGCCTTGTGTAATGACCTGGGTATCTTCCAACTGATGATCCCATGCTTTGCCTTCGGGGCAGAAGCTTTCATCTGTTTTTCCAATTATCTCCTCGTTGCTGATCCCGTATATTTCTTCAAAGCTTTTATTGACCAGTATGTACCTGCCTTCTTTATTTTTTATAAATATAAAAGCCGGGGTATTGTCGATGATGGATTGCAACTGTAAGGCTACATCTTTACTTTTTTGTTCAAGATGTTGATTCGTTTCTTTCAGCTTGATCTCTTTATCAATATCCTTTACGATACATTGGAAGCCAATGAGTGTATTATTATGAAAGCGGAGAGTAGCAATTTGTTCCACCCATATTTTTTCTCCTGATTTTGTTTTGGTCTGGAATATTTCAGTAGTAGTAGGTTTATTAAAGTATTGCTGTTCGCTGTATACTTTCCTCAGATGTTCTGCAGTAGCATCTTCCAGTAAGATGGTGCAATGCTGTCCCAACAGTTCATTTCTGCTGAAGCCGGTGAGCTCTGACATTTTTTTATTGGTAAACGTAAAGAAGCCTGCCAGGTCGGTGGTAAATATGATTACCTGTACATCATCCACCATTCCGCGGAATGTATTTTCATTTTTACTGCTGCGTTTGTATAGCCATAAAAAGCTGGCAAAAACGGCCAGCATGGCAAGGATAATTCCGGTAAGGGGTTTGGTAAAAGGAGCAGCGGTATCCAGCGCATGTTGTTCCTTTCGGCCGGTGAGGAGTTGATCTTCTGCCTGCAGCATCTGGTTGGTAAGTATACGAATACTGTCCATGCCCAGTTTGCTATGGTAAATATCAAGTGATGCCGGTGATAGCGGCGCCTGTTTTTTTAGCTGAATAAGTTGGCGATGGATAGTTAACTGTGTATCGAGCTTATTCCGGAGGCTACTCAGCCGTTGTTGCTGTGCCGGGTTATCTTGTACAAGGTATTTAATGCTGCCCAGGGTTTCGTACAGGTCCCCGGTTTGAGCCAGGTTATGCTGCAGGAAATCCGCGTTGTCGGTAATGATAAATTCGTGTACCCCTGTTTCCAGGTTGGAGATGATGAGCAGGGAAGCCTGGAGGTTCCGGATTACTTCATAGCTATGGTTTTGCCAGTAGTTGCTTTCTGTTATTCTGCTGTTGGTTGTATAGGCTTTGACGGTAAACCATACCAGGATTGCCGCAGCAATCAGGAAGAATAAGAAGGGGATATACTTGATAAATCGCATTATATGAAGGCTTTCCGGATCACAGCTGGTGGTTAGTAGGGATCAATTTAGGTAATTTTTATGAGTATCGATATAATTGGGCTATTGGCAGAAAATGTTTTTTGGGAATATTTTAACCCTTTATTTTAGCTTCATTACATTAAATTTGCCTAATATTCTATTTCCTAAGCTTTTATATTTTTATGAAAAAAATACTTTTTACCCTTGGTTTTATTGCGGCTTCAATAAGTGGATTCGCGCAGAGTGGCGGATCTACAGTGAATAAGGCGATAAATTCTGCGAGTCATTCGAGGGACTTTTTAATGATACAATACTCGTATGATGCCTGGGCCGGAGCACCGGATAGTATCAAAACCGGCTTTAACCGGGGGTTTAATATAGCACTGATGTACGATTTTCCTATTAAGCAATCGCATTTCAGTCTGGCAGCGGGTTTAGGAATCAGTACCAGCGGGGTTTTTCTGAAAGATCACCGGATAGATATGTCAAAGGCAGCAGGTACTTCCGAAAAGATAAATTTTATAAAAGACGGTTATTACAGCAAGTTTAAAGTAGCCACTACTTACCTGGAAATACCTATTGAGTTCCGGTACCGTGAGGTGGCAGATAATGCCAATAAAGGTTTTAAGGCCTCTTTGGGAGTAAAGGCAGGATTACTGGCCAATGCACATACGAAGGGGAAAAATAGTGTAGGCGGAGAGAAAAACCTGGATAAGGTACAGAACAAGCGGTTTTTTAACAGCTGGCGTTTTGCGGCTACAGCCAGAGTGGGTTATGGTAATTTCTCCCTGTTTGGTAGTTATAACCTCAGCCCAATATTTAAAGAAAACACCGGTCAGGGGGATATCAGACCTTACTCTATCGGTATCTGTTTGAGTGGGCTGTAAGAAGGATATGAAAGTTTGATAATGTATTTTAGCTTATATGGAAAGCGGGCTGTTATTGGCAGCCCGCTTTTTTATTGATATTGTTGCCGGTTATTCCCCTTTAAATACGGGTTTTCTTTTTTCGAGAAAAGCTTTTATTCCTTCTGCATTATCGTGGGAGTTGCCCGCTATTTCCTGGCAGTAGGCCTCATATTCCAGGGCAGCATCCAGGTTGTCTGTCATCCCTTTGGTGAGCATTTTTTTCATCAGCGCAATGGCTTTTGTAGGCGCATTGGCATAAAATGCCGCCTCTGTCTGTACTGCTGTATCCAGTTCAGCCGCAGGCACTACCTTATTGATCAGCCCCATTTGCAGGGCTTCCGTAGCGGTGAGTTTAGTGGCTTTGGTAGCCAGTTCAAAAGCGCGGTGGTAGCCTATGGTGCGGGGTAAGAAGTAGGAAGAACCGGAGTCCAGTACGAGCGCAATATTTACAAATATTTCTATCATGGTAGCAGCTTCGCTGGCGATAATAACATCGCAGGCCAGCGCCAGAGAACAACCGGCACCTGCCGCTACCCCGTTGAGTTTACAGATAACAGGTTTGGGCATATTGCGAATGGCCCTGATAATAGGATTATAACGTTTATGGAGAGAATCGCTGAGATTACGCTGACCTGCTTCCGCAGCAGCCTTTAAATCCTGTCCGCTGCTGAATGCCTTGCCTGCCCCAGTGAGTACAACTGCCCTTACCTCTTTATCCTTTTCTACCTGTTTGAGGGCATTCTGCAGTTCATAGCTCAGTGGATCATTAAAAGCATTATACACTTCCGGCCGGTTGAGGGTGATGGTAGCTACCCCATCCTGGATTTCCAATAAAAGGGATTGAAACATAACGCAGATGATTGGTGAATAAGAGTTTTTGAGATGGTGAACCCGGTACTCCTGGTATTTGCCAGTGGTCCGGGTTCACCCGTTGCCAGTTATTTTAAAGGGTTTCTTTAAGCCAGTTAAAGAACTCCCGCTGCCATACTTGTGCATTCTGTGCTTTCAGTACCCAGTGGTTTTCTTCCGGAAAGTAGAGCAGTTTGCTTTTGATCCCTTTCAGCTGTGCCAGCTGGAAGGCCTGTAGGCCTTGTTCTATTCCTACCCGGAAATCGATTCCTCCCTGTATGATCAGGATAGGGGTGTTCCATTTGGCCACCAGTTCGCTGGGATTAAATTGTTTATATGCATTGGCATTAGCCGGATCCCAGTATGCCCCAATATCCCAGTTGGCAAACCACAGTTCTTCGGTAGTACCATACCAGCTTTTCAGATCAAAGAGTCCATCGTGTGCAATAAAGGTTTTAAAGCGGTTTTCATGCACACCAGCCAGCATATATACAGAGTATCCGCCATAGCTGGCGCCTACTGCACCCAGCCGGCTTTTATCCACATAGTTTTCTTTGCTTACATCGTCTATTGCACTCAGATAGTCACGGATAGGCTGTCCTCCCCAGTCTTTACTGATAGCTGCATTCCACTCTACTCCATGACCCGGCATACCGCGGCGGTTAGGAGCTACTACAATATATCCCTGTGAAGCCATCAGCTGGAAATTCCAGCGATAGGAATAGAATTGTGACAGGGCAGATTGTGGGCCCCCCTGGCAATACAGCAGGGTAGGATATTTTTTATTGGGATCAAAGTCTGGTGGAAAGATCACCCAGGTAAGCATATCCTTGCCATCCGTAGTTTTCACCCATCGTTTTTCCACTTTGCACATGCCTATTTTATCGTAGGTGGCTTTGTTGACAGTGGTAAGTTCCTGCAGGTTGCCTTTGGGCAGATTTATGGTAAACAGTTCTGCCGCATGGTTCATATCCGTACGGGTTACCACCAGGGTATTGCCTGCCTGCGCTACGATACCGGTAATATCA contains the following coding sequences:
- a CDS encoding outer membrane beta-barrel protein; translation: MKKILFTLGFIAASISGFAQSGGSTVNKAINSASHSRDFLMIQYSYDAWAGAPDSIKTGFNRGFNIALMYDFPIKQSHFSLAAGLGISTSGVFLKDHRIDMSKAAGTSEKINFIKDGYYSKFKVATTYLEIPIEFRYREVADNANKGFKASLGVKAGLLANAHTKGKNSVGGEKNLDKVQNKRFFNSWRFAATARVGYGNFSLFGSYNLSPIFKENTGQGDIRPYSIGICLSGL
- a CDS encoding enoyl-CoA hydratase-related protein translates to MFQSLLLEIQDGVATITLNRPEVYNAFNDPLSYELQNALKQVEKDKEVRAVVLTGAGKAFSSGQDLKAAAEAGQRNLSDSLHKRYNPIIRAIRNMPKPVICKLNGVAAGAGCSLALACDVIIASEAATMIEIFVNIALVLDSGSSYFLPRTIGYHRAFELATKATKLTATEALQMGLINKVVPAAELDTAVQTEAAFYANAPTKAIALMKKMLTKGMTDNLDAALEYEAYCQEIAGNSHDNAEGIKAFLEKRKPVFKGE